Proteins found in one Populus alba chromosome 14, ASM523922v2, whole genome shotgun sequence genomic segment:
- the LOC118034104 gene encoding uncharacterized protein isoform X2 has protein sequence MVFRSVPETEPNTNNNTIMASSTTTSTVKPHQPLHNFPLQDLKWSMNHSNNVTNHHHRSRTHKSPHRDAASAADSEGDGGVKIDKLLKKKSGDVENSERKSKIFIRLRTNKNSSGSGSSSGSSKCVVGDVSAGAVDQGSAAVAEDVEELMPKTWNLRPRRAVNNINNDSNNNNNKGLNGNGGALKIGGGAVPEIKPQVPAGNRTELTRSNRNFNDANNYDNDNDNDNNNNNKKKKERGKGKEQEKEKVRFSIPLTKVEIEEDIYSLTGSKPARRPKKRAKHVQKQLDCLFPGMWLDSITPDCYKVHEAPSKG, from the exons ATGGTGTTTCGCTCTGTACCGGAAACTGAGCCAAACACAAACAACAACACTATCATGgcttcttctactactactagtactGTGAAACCACACCAGCCACTCCATAACTTCCCTTTGCAAGACCTAAAATGGTCAATGAACCATTCCAACAACGTTACCAACCACCACCACCGCTCTCGCACTCACAAATCTCCTCACCGCGATGCTGCTTCTGCGGCGGATTCGGAGGGAGACGGCGGGGTCAAGATTGATaaactattgaagaaaaaatctgGTGATGTTGAGAATTCGGAGAGGAAATCGAAGATCTTTATTCGGTTGAGGACTAACAAAAACAGCAGCGGAAGCGGAagcagcagcggcagcagcaaGTGTGTGGTTGGTGATGTTTCTGCGGGTGCAGTGGATCAGGGCTCTGCTGCTGTAGCGGAGGATGTGGAGGAACTGATGCCGAAGACGTGGAATCTGAGGCCGAGGAGAGctgttaataatattaataatgatagtaataataataacaacaaggGTTTGAATGGGAATGGAGGTGCTTTGAAGATTGGTGGGGGTGCGGTGCCGGAGATCAAACCTCAGGTGCCAGCTGGTAACCGGACTGAATTGACTCGGTCCAACCGGAATTTTAATGACgctaataattatgataatgataatgataatgacaataataataataacaagaagaagaaggagagggGTAAGGGGAAGGAACAGGAAAAGGAGAAGGTGAGGTTTTCGATTCCTCTTACGAAAGTGGAAATTGAAGAGGATATTTATTCCTTGACTGGGTCAAAGCCGGCGAGAAGGCCTAAGAAGAGGGCAAAGCATGTGCAGAAACAACTTGAT TGCTTGTTTCCTGGTATGTGGCTGGATTCGATCACCCCGGATTGCTACAAGGTTCATGAAGCTCCTTCGAAG GGTTAG
- the LOC118034104 gene encoding uncharacterized protein isoform X1: MVFRSVPETEPNTNNNTIMASSTTTSTVKPHQPLHNFPLQDLKWSMNHSNNVTNHHHRSRTHKSPHRDAASAADSEGDGGVKIDKLLKKKSGDVENSERKSKIFIRLRTNKNSSGSGSSSGSSKCVVGDVSAGAVDQGSAAVAEDVEELMPKTWNLRPRRAVNNINNDSNNNNNKGLNGNGGALKIGGGAVPEIKPQVPAGNRTELTRSNRNFNDANNYDNDNDNDNNNNNKKKKERGKGKEQEKEKVRFSIPLTKVEIEEDIYSLTGSKPARRPKKRAKHVQKQLDCLFPGMWLDSITPDCYKVHEAPSKLRM, encoded by the exons ATGGTGTTTCGCTCTGTACCGGAAACTGAGCCAAACACAAACAACAACACTATCATGgcttcttctactactactagtactGTGAAACCACACCAGCCACTCCATAACTTCCCTTTGCAAGACCTAAAATGGTCAATGAACCATTCCAACAACGTTACCAACCACCACCACCGCTCTCGCACTCACAAATCTCCTCACCGCGATGCTGCTTCTGCGGCGGATTCGGAGGGAGACGGCGGGGTCAAGATTGATaaactattgaagaaaaaatctgGTGATGTTGAGAATTCGGAGAGGAAATCGAAGATCTTTATTCGGTTGAGGACTAACAAAAACAGCAGCGGAAGCGGAagcagcagcggcagcagcaaGTGTGTGGTTGGTGATGTTTCTGCGGGTGCAGTGGATCAGGGCTCTGCTGCTGTAGCGGAGGATGTGGAGGAACTGATGCCGAAGACGTGGAATCTGAGGCCGAGGAGAGctgttaataatattaataatgatagtaataataataacaacaaggGTTTGAATGGGAATGGAGGTGCTTTGAAGATTGGTGGGGGTGCGGTGCCGGAGATCAAACCTCAGGTGCCAGCTGGTAACCGGACTGAATTGACTCGGTCCAACCGGAATTTTAATGACgctaataattatgataatgataatgataatgacaataataataataacaagaagaagaaggagagggGTAAGGGGAAGGAACAGGAAAAGGAGAAGGTGAGGTTTTCGATTCCTCTTACGAAAGTGGAAATTGAAGAGGATATTTATTCCTTGACTGGGTCAAAGCCGGCGAGAAGGCCTAAGAAGAGGGCAAAGCATGTGCAGAAACAACTTGAT TGCTTGTTTCCTGGTATGTGGCTGGATTCGATCACCCCGGATTGCTACAAGGTTCATGAAGCTCCTTCGAAG TTGAGAATGTAG